The Amphiura filiformis chromosome 12, Afil_fr2py, whole genome shotgun sequence genome includes a region encoding these proteins:
- the LOC140165841 gene encoding fibronectin-like isoform X1 codes for MKNSSYRRVLFIVQLLSMYMTIQLVQGQTDTDPPVFENCPVNVEPSPGTELYPGTQPIKIPDEPSVSDNSGEILNVTSNVRMYGEEGDFHDFEVGVSRIFYNASDAAGNIATCEYTVEVKLAPPMNLWNISINDYNASCVTLIWSQLNRATQYIINYYPTAPDSSDGPSMESVADDGNIFGVFTVCNLSAGMEYVFEVDSTGTSHETYRITQRTKPMAPQDITTISSDPTSIGISWTYPESSTVDQYHVFYHQDGNDDAVVDLGFVPKQKRSYTFEGLHPSVTYVFYVEAIMASGDTRTSNVASHTETTDTIPSDTFIVVTNFTETTITVAWIDMVDSDITDTIVLSIGTTDPDLQLFECHPLMPTLPKYESTYEFIDLKVSTEYKIILTRNGENAVHKTVTKKTRPERIHDLEVRDLNESAIKLSWEDDKNIGNYRILLSPSPNGDEPQNVTRKEEITISGLTQATDYYVQVVSDKDGVLSVPVRRLFRKGENPGPPDEEDPSLFLVYMVAAGAGMFVFILLVVICGLLCLIPCEEEIPPLPPPSSYPGSRENTVERPPERPFSQQIRPVSIRMTERKPEDFNSIQHDGADSDYASMIGTYGTYKNMFGKTIKPRGYSLYRKRSTRNSRQEPSQEPEDQADSVSYDSVPDRPEEEFRYPGGVSHTNHAITSSFEALSQYTGNNRLSQSNTTM; via the exons ATGAAGAATTCCAGTTATCGCCGAGTGCTATTCATTGTCCAACTACTGTCAATGTACATGACAATTCAACTGGTGCAAGGGCAAACAG ACACTGATCCACCTGTTTTCGAAAACTGTCCCGTAAATGTGGAACCATCACCAGGAACAGAATTATACCCTGGAACACAACCAATTAAAATCCCTGACGAGCCCTCAGTTTCAGACAACTCTGGGGAGATACTCAACGTCACAAGCAATGTACGTATGTATGGAGAAGAAGGTGACTTTCATGACTTCGAAGTTGGTGTAAGCAGGATATTCTATAACGCCTCAGATGCAGCGGGTAACATTGCTACATGTGAATATACTGTGGAAGTTAAACTAG CTCCCCCTATGAACTTATGGAACATCTCTATCAATGATTACAACGCATCATGCGTGACTCTAATTTGGTCACAATTAAACAGGGCGACACAATACATCATCAACTACTATCCCACCGCACCAGATTCCTCAGATGGCCCATCTATGGAGTCTGTTGCGGATGATGGGAATATCTTTGGAGTGTTTACAGTGTGCAACCTGTCAGCCGGGATGGAATATGTATTTGAAGTTGATTCAACTGGGACATCACATGAGACGTATCGGATCACCCAAAGAACAA AACCAATGGCTCCACAAGATATTACAACGATTAGCAGTGATCCAACCAGCATCGGCATCTCTTGGACATATCCCGAATCGTCCACAGTGGACCAATACCACGTATTCTACCATCAAGACGGCAATGACGATGCAGTAGTAGATCTTGGTTTTGTACCTAAACAAAAGAGAAGTTACACCTTTGAAGGGCTTCATCCATCGGTTACGTATGTGTTCTATGTTGAAGCTATTATGGCATCAGGTGACACACGAACATCCAATGTGGCTTCCCATACAGAAACTACCG ACACAATTCCATCTGATACATTTATAGTGGTTACAAATTTCACTGAAACTACTATAACAGTGGCTTGGATAGACATGGTAGACTCCGACATTACAGATACAATTGTATTATCTATTGGTACTACGGACCCAGACCTCCAGTTATTTGAGTGCCACCCGCTAATGCCCACATTACCCAAATACGAATCCACATACGAATTTATTGATCTCAAAGTATCTACTGAGTACAAGATAATACTGACACGAAATGGTGAAAATGCCGTTCATAAGACTGTCACTAAAAAAACCC GTCCAGAACGCATACACGATTTAGAGGTTCGTGACTTAAACGAGTCAGCAATAAAACTCTCGTGGGAagacgataaaaatattggcaacTATCGTATCCTACTATCTCCTTCGCCAAATGGCGATGAACCGCAGAATGTAACGAGAAAGGAAGAGATAACAATATCAGGCTTGACACAAGCAACAGATTATTACGTACAAGTTGTCAGTGACAAAGATGGCGTTTTAAGTGTGCCAGTCAGAAGATTATTCAGGAAAGGTGAAAATCCGGGCCCTCCAGATGAGGAAGATCCAA GTTTATTCCTGGTGTATATGGTTGCCGCCGGAGCTGGTATGTTTGTGTTCATTCTGCTGGTCGTAATCTGTGGCTTGCTTTGCCTTATTCCTTGTGAG GAGGAAATTCCACCTTTACCACCACCGTCGTCCTACCCAGGTAGCCGAGAGAATACGGTTGAAAGACCCCCGGAAAGACCCTTTTCACAG CAGATCCGCCCTGTCAGTATACGAATGACCGAACGAAAACCCGAAGATTTTAATTCGATTCAACACGATGGAGCCGATAGTGATTATGCAAGCATGATAGGTACCTATGGAACCTACAAAAATATGTTTGGAAAGACAATTAAACCCAGAGGATACTCTCTGTACAGAAAAAGATCTACACGTAATTCCAG ACAAGAACCGAGCCAAGAACCTGAAGATCAAGCTGATAGCGTGAGTTACGATAGCGTACCAGATCGGCCAGAGGAGGAATTTCGATACCCTGGCGGCGTCAGCCATACTAACCATGCAATCACTTCAAGCTTTGAGGCACTCAGTCAATATACTGGTAATAATCGCTTGAGTCAGAGTAATACCACCATGTAA
- the LOC140165841 gene encoding fibronectin-like isoform X2 — protein MKNSSYRRVLFIVQLLSMYMTIQLVQGQTDTDPPVFENCPVNVEPSPGTELYPGTQPIKIPDEPSVSDNSGEILNVTSNVRMYGEEGDFHDFEVGVSRIFYNASDAAGNIATCEYTVEVKLAPPMNLWNISINDYNASCVTLIWSQLNRATQYIINYYPTAPDSSDGPSMESVADDGNIFGVFTVCNLSAGMEYVFEVDSTGTSHETYRITQRTKPMAPQDITTISSDPTSIGISWTYPESSTVDQYHVFYHQDGNDDAVVDLGFVPKQKRSYTFEGLHPSVTYVFYVEAIMASGDTRTSNVASHTETTDTIPSDTFIVVTNFTETTITVAWIDMVDSDITDTIVLSIGTTDPDLQLFECHPLMPTLPKYESTYEFIDLKVSTEYKIILTRNGENAVHKTVTKKTRPERIHDLEVRDLNESAIKLSWEDDKNIGNYRILLSPSPNGDEPQNVTRKEEITISGLTQATDYYVQVVSDKDGVLSVPVRRLFRKGENPGPPDEEDPSLFLVYMVAAGAGMFVFILLVVICGLLCLIPCEEEIPPLPPPSSYPGSRENTVERPPERPFSQIRPVSIRMTERKPEDFNSIQHDGADSDYASMIGTYGTYKNMFGKTIKPRGYSLYRKRSTRNSRQEPSQEPEDQADSVSYDSVPDRPEEEFRYPGGVSHTNHAITSSFEALSQYTGNNRLSQSNTTM, from the exons ATGAAGAATTCCAGTTATCGCCGAGTGCTATTCATTGTCCAACTACTGTCAATGTACATGACAATTCAACTGGTGCAAGGGCAAACAG ACACTGATCCACCTGTTTTCGAAAACTGTCCCGTAAATGTGGAACCATCACCAGGAACAGAATTATACCCTGGAACACAACCAATTAAAATCCCTGACGAGCCCTCAGTTTCAGACAACTCTGGGGAGATACTCAACGTCACAAGCAATGTACGTATGTATGGAGAAGAAGGTGACTTTCATGACTTCGAAGTTGGTGTAAGCAGGATATTCTATAACGCCTCAGATGCAGCGGGTAACATTGCTACATGTGAATATACTGTGGAAGTTAAACTAG CTCCCCCTATGAACTTATGGAACATCTCTATCAATGATTACAACGCATCATGCGTGACTCTAATTTGGTCACAATTAAACAGGGCGACACAATACATCATCAACTACTATCCCACCGCACCAGATTCCTCAGATGGCCCATCTATGGAGTCTGTTGCGGATGATGGGAATATCTTTGGAGTGTTTACAGTGTGCAACCTGTCAGCCGGGATGGAATATGTATTTGAAGTTGATTCAACTGGGACATCACATGAGACGTATCGGATCACCCAAAGAACAA AACCAATGGCTCCACAAGATATTACAACGATTAGCAGTGATCCAACCAGCATCGGCATCTCTTGGACATATCCCGAATCGTCCACAGTGGACCAATACCACGTATTCTACCATCAAGACGGCAATGACGATGCAGTAGTAGATCTTGGTTTTGTACCTAAACAAAAGAGAAGTTACACCTTTGAAGGGCTTCATCCATCGGTTACGTATGTGTTCTATGTTGAAGCTATTATGGCATCAGGTGACACACGAACATCCAATGTGGCTTCCCATACAGAAACTACCG ACACAATTCCATCTGATACATTTATAGTGGTTACAAATTTCACTGAAACTACTATAACAGTGGCTTGGATAGACATGGTAGACTCCGACATTACAGATACAATTGTATTATCTATTGGTACTACGGACCCAGACCTCCAGTTATTTGAGTGCCACCCGCTAATGCCCACATTACCCAAATACGAATCCACATACGAATTTATTGATCTCAAAGTATCTACTGAGTACAAGATAATACTGACACGAAATGGTGAAAATGCCGTTCATAAGACTGTCACTAAAAAAACCC GTCCAGAACGCATACACGATTTAGAGGTTCGTGACTTAAACGAGTCAGCAATAAAACTCTCGTGGGAagacgataaaaatattggcaacTATCGTATCCTACTATCTCCTTCGCCAAATGGCGATGAACCGCAGAATGTAACGAGAAAGGAAGAGATAACAATATCAGGCTTGACACAAGCAACAGATTATTACGTACAAGTTGTCAGTGACAAAGATGGCGTTTTAAGTGTGCCAGTCAGAAGATTATTCAGGAAAGGTGAAAATCCGGGCCCTCCAGATGAGGAAGATCCAA GTTTATTCCTGGTGTATATGGTTGCCGCCGGAGCTGGTATGTTTGTGTTCATTCTGCTGGTCGTAATCTGTGGCTTGCTTTGCCTTATTCCTTGTGAG GAGGAAATTCCACCTTTACCACCACCGTCGTCCTACCCAGGTAGCCGAGAGAATACGGTTGAAAGACCCCCGGAAAGACCCTTTTCACAG ATCCGCCCTGTCAGTATACGAATGACCGAACGAAAACCCGAAGATTTTAATTCGATTCAACACGATGGAGCCGATAGTGATTATGCAAGCATGATAGGTACCTATGGAACCTACAAAAATATGTTTGGAAAGACAATTAAACCCAGAGGATACTCTCTGTACAGAAAAAGATCTACACGTAATTCCAG ACAAGAACCGAGCCAAGAACCTGAAGATCAAGCTGATAGCGTGAGTTACGATAGCGTACCAGATCGGCCAGAGGAGGAATTTCGATACCCTGGCGGCGTCAGCCATACTAACCATGCAATCACTTCAAGCTTTGAGGCACTCAGTCAATATACTGGTAATAATCGCTTGAGTCAGAGTAATACCACCATGTAA
- the LOC140165319 gene encoding uncharacterized protein isoform X2, whose amino-acid sequence MTALILAAAILHISPATVIPPTPTTPSTTSDQDVTSSSNSTSSSLPVVDDQQVQYDPNHPSGSDGLIQINITVTQPLNTTESSTSTGTSTMSTSTSGTGPFDECTEPDADELERRLRRANQHHKFPEVALLTKEKNTHTDMTEDARFFPTPESLTGIRYTNSTCPHELLGVTGNINTRSICPWTIIEDYNPTRYPPTIMVAQCRCPRCIDPSIAETGFLEDGECSCKPVTFKMKVLHRRECMMGIYIYESVYEEIPVACSCVRTITV is encoded by the exons ATGACG GCTCTCATCCTCGCGGCAGCTATTTTACATATATCGCCAGCAACTGTGATTCCTCCTACACCTACAACTCCGTCCACAACATCAGATCAAGATGTTACCTCTTCCTCAAATTCGACATCATCATCTTTGCCTGTAGTAGACGACCAACAAGTCCAATACGACCCCAATCACCCCTCAGGCTCAGATGGGCTAATCCAAATCAACATTACCGTAACGCAACCCCTAAATACCACTGAATCTTCTACCTCCACGGGTACCTCTACCATGTCCACCAGTACATCTGGTACAGGCCCATTCGACGAATGCACAGAACCAGACGCAGATGAACTCGAACGTCGGTTGAGGAGAGCAAATCAGCATCATAAATTTCCCGAAGTTGCTCTCTTAACTAAGGAGAAAAATACACATACAGATATGACAGAGGACGCAAGGTTTTTCCCAACTCCTGAATCACTGACTGGGATAAGGTATACCAATTCTACTTGTCCACATGAACTTCTTGGCGTGACTGGTAACATCAACACCAGAAGTATTTGCCCCTGGACGATCATAGAAGATTACAATCCAACGAG ATACCCTCCTACTATTATGGTAGCTCAATGCCGGTGCCCGCGTTGCATAGACCCAAGTATAGCTGAAACGGGTTTCTTAGAAGATGGTGAATGCTCCTGCAAACCTGTCACTTTCAAGATGAAAGTATTGCATAGACGAGAATGTATGATGGGAATTTATAT ATATGAATCCGTCTATGAAGAAATTCCGGTTGCTTGTTCTTGCGTACGGACCATTACAGTATGA
- the LOC140165319 gene encoding uncharacterized protein isoform X1: MASSIYFQALILAAAILHISPATVIPPTPTTPSTTSDQDVTSSSNSTSSSLPVVDDQQVQYDPNHPSGSDGLIQINITVTQPLNTTESSTSTGTSTMSTSTSGTGPFDECTEPDADELERRLRRANQHHKFPEVALLTKEKNTHTDMTEDARFFPTPESLTGIRYTNSTCPHELLGVTGNINTRSICPWTIIEDYNPTRYPPTIMVAQCRCPRCIDPSIAETGFLEDGECSCKPVTFKMKVLHRRECMMGIYIYESVYEEIPVACSCVRTITV; this comes from the exons GCTCTCATCCTCGCGGCAGCTATTTTACATATATCGCCAGCAACTGTGATTCCTCCTACACCTACAACTCCGTCCACAACATCAGATCAAGATGTTACCTCTTCCTCAAATTCGACATCATCATCTTTGCCTGTAGTAGACGACCAACAAGTCCAATACGACCCCAATCACCCCTCAGGCTCAGATGGGCTAATCCAAATCAACATTACCGTAACGCAACCCCTAAATACCACTGAATCTTCTACCTCCACGGGTACCTCTACCATGTCCACCAGTACATCTGGTACAGGCCCATTCGACGAATGCACAGAACCAGACGCAGATGAACTCGAACGTCGGTTGAGGAGAGCAAATCAGCATCATAAATTTCCCGAAGTTGCTCTCTTAACTAAGGAGAAAAATACACATACAGATATGACAGAGGACGCAAGGTTTTTCCCAACTCCTGAATCACTGACTGGGATAAGGTATACCAATTCTACTTGTCCACATGAACTTCTTGGCGTGACTGGTAACATCAACACCAGAAGTATTTGCCCCTGGACGATCATAGAAGATTACAATCCAACGAG ATACCCTCCTACTATTATGGTAGCTCAATGCCGGTGCCCGCGTTGCATAGACCCAAGTATAGCTGAAACGGGTTTCTTAGAAGATGGTGAATGCTCCTGCAAACCTGTCACTTTCAAGATGAAAGTATTGCATAGACGAGAATGTATGATGGGAATTTATAT ATATGAATCCGTCTATGAAGAAATTCCGGTTGCTTGTTCTTGCGTACGGACCATTACAGTATGA